One Helianthus annuus cultivar XRQ/B chromosome 7, HanXRQr2.0-SUNRISE, whole genome shotgun sequence genomic region harbors:
- the LOC110866696 gene encoding GDSL esterase/lipase At2g23540, producing the protein MEEQVQQFATVRGNITALLGESKGDGLLQKSMYIFSIGSNDIMEYLFSPLKTMTPEQFVINLTDAYAIHLKNLYSMGARKFGILSIPPIGCCPFARFVSNGFKDVVSACCADKTPFGLSECLKGVHLCKYRDDYLFWDAFHPTEKASKLAATVVVSSQDPAFVSPINFGSLRKA; encoded by the exons ATGGAAGAGCAAGTCCAACAATTTGCAACGGTTAGGGGAAACATAACAGCATTACTCGGGGAGTCTAAAGGTGATGGTCTACTTCAAAAGTCCATGTACATCTTCAGCATTGGAAGCAACGACATCATGGAATACTTATTCTCTCCTTTGAAGACTATGACTCCCGAGCAGTTTGTAATCAACCTTACCGACGCCTATGCCATCCACCTAAAG AACCTATACAGTATGGGGGCAAGAAAGTTTGGAATATTAAGTATTCCACCAATCGGGTGTTGTCCATTTGCACGTTTTGTGTCTAATG GGTTCAAAGACGTCGTGTCAGCATGTTGTGCCGATAAGACACCATTTGGATTAAGTGAATGCTTGAAAGGAGTGCACCTTTGCAAGTATCGGGATGATTATTTGTTCTGGGACGCATTTCATCCAACTGAAAAAGCCTCCAAATTGGCAGCTACTGTAGTGGTTTCTAGCCAAGATCCAGCTTTTGTGTCTCCCATAAATTTTGGCAGTTTGAGAAAGGCTTGA
- the LOC110868107 gene encoding cation/H(+) antiporter 1, translating into MDETAELSCPDNDMMNPALTLATQVSAILVLSHVFQIFLKPLGQPAPLAQILAGFVLGPSGLSRSQSIHIFFFQDFAVDFYESMALYCRISIMFLIGLEMDIPFLMRNLRPASIIACGGCLMCTIFASTISFFVYEETGSRGSRFTLALVITVILANTASPIVFRLAADLKFATSDIGRLAISSSLIGDMYAVFILVIISGEKNKRTVNGWALMAFFSLLLLVGIIIFTSYLVNWLNRRNRNEKNLQAVEVMLLCSVILVAAMTLETMGFSSIIACFLMGSTFPRGGKSARTLLAILTYTVHNFIFPIYFGYTGFKADTRYINELKRLAIVLMVIVLSIGGKIFGTLAACYYLKTPLNEGVLLAFLMNMKGHVDILTLTTAMQNRVINSAVFYNLMVSAVVISSILSAALIGVLVRREKDMIGIKHIPMEYHSPDKELKLLACVHSSHPVNSMVRLIVSLRGSDNVPISPYLMHLVELPEQTKRSSSLYEQEEDELSEDEDDGKNDAVEINETVDMFIEETKMMIHQAKTVAPFTTMYQDVCHFAGDKRTSFIVLPFHKHQRIDGKFENGKEGIRITNQKVLRHAKCSVAILVDRGHTTTGTQAAGSESLQQIATLFFGGPDDREALGFSKRLSTHHHTSLTVIRFLPTSAKDPNGGIDVSHKEDDVFVTIQDQDTEVAEADNSALANFYHRYVTSGKVRFVEKYVDNGVQTGMILRDMAETYSMFVVGKGGRGDSLLTTGISDWEECPELGVVGDFLASSEFDTSGSVLVVQQHR; encoded by the exons ATGGATGAAACCGCGGAGTTATCGTGCCCTGATAACGACATGATGAACCCAGCGTTGACATTGGCGACGCAGGTCTCCGCCATTTTGGTTCTCTCCCATGTGTTTCAGATTTTCCTCAAACCGTTGGGCCAGCCTGCGCCGCTTGCTCAGATCCTC GCAGGGTTTGTGCTAGGTCCATCAGGCTTATCAAGATCACAATCaatacatatcttcttctttcaGGATTTTGCTGTTGATTTCTACGAAAGCATGGCACTATACTGTAGAATCAGTATCATGTTCCTCATTGGCCTTGAAATGGACATCCCATTTTTAATGAGAAACTTGCGTCCCGCAAGCATTATCGCGTGCGGTGGTTGTTTAATGTGCACAATATTTGCATCCACCATTTCTTTCTTTGTATATGAAGAAACAGGATCGCGTGGATCGCGGTTCACATTAGCATTAGTCATCACAGTGATCTTAGCCAACACCGCATCTCCAATCGTGTTCCGTTTGGCTGCTGATTTGAAATTTGCAACCTCTGATATTGGAAGATTAGCTATATCTTCTTCTTTGATTGGGGACATGTATGCTGTGTTTATTTTGGTTATAATATCCGGTGAGAAAAACAAACGAACTGTTAACGGTTGGGCACTCATGGCTTTCTTTTCGCTTCTACTTCTAGTGGGAATTATTATTTTCACCTCGTATTTAGTTAACTGGCTTAACCGACGAAACAGAAATGAAAAGAATCTTCAAGCGGTAGAAGTAATGTTACTTTGTTCAGTCATTCTTGTTGCTGCAATGACTTTAGAAACTATGGGATTTAGCAGCATAATAGCTTGTTTTTTAATGGGGTCCACATTCCCAAGGGGCGGGAAATCGGCCCGAACGTTACTAGCCATTCTCACGTATACGGTTCACAACTTCATCTTCCCGATTTACTTTGGTTACACCGGGTTTAAAGCGGATACACGTTATATAAATGAGTTGAAACGACTAGCTATAGTTTTAATGGTTATTGTGTTGAGCATTGGTGGCAAGATCTTTGGGACCCTTGCTGCTTGTTATTATTTGAAGACACCATTAAATGAAGGTGTACTCCTTGCTTTTTTGATGAACATGAAGGGGCATGTAGATATTTTGACTTTGACCACAGCTATGCAGAATAGA GTGATTAACAGTGCAGTGTTTTACAATTTAATGGTTTCGGCTGTAGTCATTAGTTCCATACTCTCGGCTGCTCTGATCGGTGTCTTGGTGAGAAGAGAAAAAGATATGATAGGAATCAAACACATACCGATGGAATATCATAGTCCCGATAAAGAACTAAAACTACTCGCGTGTGTGCATAGTAGTCACCCTGTCAATTCAATGGTAAGACTCATTGTATCGTTAAGAGGGTCAGACAACGTTCCAATTTCTCCATACTTAATGCATTTAGTCGAGCTTCCCGAGCAGACAAAAAGAAGTTCATCTCTATATGAGCAAGAAGAAGACGAACTTagtgaagatgaagatgatggcaAAAACGATGCGGTTGAAATAAATGAAACCGTTGATATGTTCATCGAAGAAACAAAAATGATGATTCATCAAGCTAAAACAGTAGCACCTTTTACAACAATGTATCAAGATGTTTGTCACTTTGCTGGTGATAAGAGGACATCGTTTATCGTTCTTCCATTTCATAAACATCAAAGAATCGATGGGAAATTTGAGAATGGTAAAGAAGGTATAAGGATTACTAATCAAAAAGTGTTGAGACATGCTAAGTGTTCAGTGGCTATTCTTGTTGACCGCGGTCATACTACAACGGGGACACAAGCTGCGGGTTCAGAATCTTTGCAGCAAATTGCTACTTTGTTTTTTGGTGGGCCCGATGACCGTGAAGCGTTGGGGTTTAGTAAACGGCTTAGTACACATCATCATACGAGTCTTACTGTCATTAGGTTTTTACCAACATCGGCAAAAGATCCTAATGGAGGAATTGATGTTTCACATAAGGAGGATGATGTTTTTGTGACTATACAAGATCAGGATACTGAAGTTGCAGAGGCTGATAATTCTGCCTTAGCCAATTTTTATCACAG GTATGTGACATCCGGGAAAGTGAGATTTGTTGAAAAATATGTGGATAATGGGGTCCAAACAGGAATGATATTGAGGGACATGGCGGAAACCTACTCGATGTTTGTAGTGGGCAAAGGCGGCAGAGGTGACTCTCTTTTAACAACTGGAATAAGTGACTGGGAAGAATGCCCCGAGCTTGGTGTAGTAGGCGATTTCTTGGCTTCTAGTGAATTTGATACTAGTGGTTCGGTATTAGTTGTTCAACAACATAGATGA
- the LOC110868108 gene encoding IST1-like protein, with translation MTTTAGAKRNWKKVARITKSLFFNSFNTSKCKTAAKLAVARIKLLRNKREVVVRQMRRDIALLLQSGQDATARIRVEHVMREQNILAANEFIELFCELIVQRLTIIAKQRECPADLKEGISSLIFAAPRCSEIPELVALRDVFEKKYGKDFVGAATDLRPSCGVNRMLIDKLSVRTPAGELKLKVLKEIAKEYQIDWDTTESETELLKPPEKLIDGPQTFVSASSMPINPPREETVQPNNPPSRRYSENGQKNMMHFDNTKSAAEAAAESAKMAIAAAEAAAYLASKESNQSTQPHGFVNGPKSANNFDSFSSSPPIDFGKTSRQSSERSHVSQGQRRHSYNASGVKFDESDCDEQAEIDYNKMNRRHTYNAPPPVSSVKFDEYESDYDEEIEMEHDHDRDRSSGMDNGPPNRPAPPAPTSGNMKHGQRVHPKLPDYDTLAARFEALKHYKP, from the exons ATGACCACCACCGCCGGAGCCAAACGCAACTGGAAAAAGGTAGCCAGGATCACCAAATCGCTCTTCTTCAACTCCTTCAACACTTCCAAATG TAAGACGGCGGCGAAGCTGGCGGTGGCCAGGATAAAGCTGCTGCGGAATAAGAGGGAGGTGGTGGTCAGGCAGATGAGGCGTGACATTGCGCTGCTGCTTCAGTCTGGTCAAGATGCCACTGCTCGTATTAGG GTTGAACATGTGATGAGAGAACAGAATATTCTGGCTGCTAACGAGTTTATCGAGCTCTTCTGTGAACTTATTGTACAACGACTAACCATTATTGCAAAACAAAG GGAGTGCCCAGCCGATCTAAAAGAAGGGATATCAAGTTTAATATTTGCAGCTCCTAGATGTTCGGAAATTCCTGAGTTGGTTGCACTTAGAGACGTTTTTGAGAAGAAATATGGTAAAGATTTTGTTGGAGCAGCTACTGATCTACGACCCAGCTGTGGTGTAAATCGAATG CTTATTGACAAACTCTCTGTTAGAACTCCTGCTGGTGAACTGAAGTTGAAAGTTCTGAAAGAAATAGCGAAAGAATACCAGATTGATTGGGACACAACAGAGTCGGAAACCGAACTTCTCAAACCACCTGAAAAGCTTATC GACGGGCCTCAGACATTTGTGAGTGCTTCTAGCATGCCTATTAATCCTCCACGTGAAGAAACCGTTCAGCCAAACAACCCACCATCACGCCGGTACTCGGAGAACGGTCAAAAAAACATGATGCATTTCGACAACACAAAATcagctgctgaagctgctgctgagTCAGCTAAAATGGCAATAGCTGCCGCAGAAGCCGCTGCATACTTAGCCAGCAAAGAATCAAACCAGTCAACTCAACCACATGGATTCGTAAACGGTCCTAAAAGTGCCAACAATTTCGACTCTTTTTCTAGCAGCCCTCCCATCGATTTTGGCAAAACGTCAAGACAGAGTTCCGAGAGGTCTCATGTTTCGCAGGGTCAACGGAGACACAGTTACAATGCATCCGGTGTGAAGTTTGATGAATCCGACTGTGACGAACAAGCTGAAATAGATTATAACAAGATGAATAGACGACACACCTACAACGCACCTCCTCCGGTTTCGTCTGTCAAGTTTGATGAGTATGAGTCTGACTACGATGAAGAAATTGAGATGGAGCATGACCATGACCGTGACCGTTCTAGTGGGATGGACAATGGTCCACCAAACCGGCCTGCACCACCAGCACCAACTTCTGGTAATATGAAACATGGTCAGCGAGTTCATCCTAAGCTGCCAGATTATGATACACTTGCGGCTCGTTTCGAAGCTCTCAAGCATTACAAACCTTAG